Genomic window (Jeotgalibaca ciconiae):
AGGTAACTGCTTGCCCAAAGTGCTGCGGTCTGTTCTAAAGCACAGTAACAGAAAAAAGTTACCATGATTTCTTTTGCCCCCGGAATTTTTATGATTTCTTGCAAAGAAAGTGGTTTTCCGTTTGTATTGCTGCCTTCTTCTATTTTATTACGATGATTATTTTTCCAAAGAGGTAAACTAAACAATAGAACAGCCGTCAAAACAACTTGAATGAGAGCAATATAATTGTAGCCCATGTTCCAACGGTTTCCGCCGTTTAAAGCGTACGCCATTACATAAGGCCCAAGAGAGGCTCCTACTCCCCACATGCAGTGAAGCCAACTCATGTGTCGGCTGGCATAATGTAAAGCAACATAATTATTTAATGATGCATCTACGCCACCTGCCCCAAGTCCATATGGAATAGCCCATAGACAAAGCATCCAGAAAGAATGGCTTAATGAGAAGCCGAATAATGCAGAAGCTGTCAATGCCACACTAATGGCAGTAACCTTCCCTGTTCCAAACTTTCGAGTGAGACGGTCACTTTGTAAACTGGATATAATTGTTCCTGCAGCGATGACCATTGAGATTCCGCCTGCATAAGAAACCGGTACACCAAATTCTTTAAACATCGTAGGCCAGGCAGAACCTAAAAGAGCATCCGGCAGGCCTAAACTAATAAAAGCAAGATAAATAATTGCCAAAAGCAAACTGAACATATCTTGTTACTTCCTCCTTGATATACTTCTATTTCTTTTTTATTCTCTTCCAACTATATCCGATACTTGATACACTCCTGGTTCGAATGTACGATGATAGATTTTTTCCGACATCGCGTTAAAA
Coding sequences:
- a CDS encoding MFS transporter, which produces MFSLLLAIIYLAFISLGLPDALLGSAWPTMFKEFGVPVSYAGGISMVIAAGTIISSLQSDRLTRKFGTGKVTAISVALTASALFGFSLSHSFWMLCLWAIPYGLGAGGVDASLNNYVALHYASRHMSWLHCMWGVGASLGPYVMAYALNGGNRWNMGYNYIALIQVVLTAVLLFSLPLWKNNHRNKIEEGSNTNGKPLSLQEIIKIPGAKEIMVTFFCYCALEQTAALWASSYLVLYRGLSSETAAGFASLFFIGITVGRAASGFLTIKVNDTQMIRLGQSLIFVGILSLLLPFGEATSLLGLVMIGLGCAPIYPCIIHSTPSLFGVDKSQAIIGVQMAAAYLGTLMMPPIFGLIVNYSNVSLFPVYLGAILFMMVLMHEALLKKKQENEILV